DNA from Burkholderiales bacterium:
GGCTCGTCCGGCAGTCGCCACAAATAGCCGGCCGGGAAGGCCAAGCAGTTTCTTATAAAGAAAATAGGCCTGAACGCGCCGCAGTCTGCGATAGAAAAATCGCCGGAACTCGACTCCGAGTTTTTTTAACAGCGACAAATCCGCGCGTTTGCTAACCCACAGGCAAATCCTTTTATCGCGATCGGCGTGGCACAAACTCGCTACAAATCCATAGTGGCCTGATTCGCGCTCGAGGGTGGGCTCAATGATATGAATCGTTTCCGTCACCATATATGTTTCTGGCGGAGATCCTGTTCGCAATATACCAAAAAAGTCTGACGCAGATGGTTTACTGTTATTGCCTGCACCAGCTCACTGACCTCTGTGGCGAGCGGCGGTCGGCCACAATAACTTTAGATTCTTGTCACTTTGGGTTGGATAACGTTCCGGTGCCGGCCAAAACGCCAGGCCGGATGGGTGATCACGGCAAAATGCACCGGTGGTTACTGGAGCGGTGGCTTCCTCTCGTTCCAGCGCTCTTTCATTTCGGTAAGCTTGGCGTAGCGATAAAACGTTCCCTCAAAGTTGCCTAGCGCGATAATAAAGCCGGCCCAACCATCGAGAAAGCCAAGCCGGAATACGTAAAGCCGGATGAAAACCCAGACACCGTGAAATAGTGCTTTCGTCATCGACCCCGGCGCGCCCTTGTCCAATAGCTTTTGCGCGCCGAGCGTCGAATAACGATCCATCTTGGCGATGATTTCAGACAGGTCGCGAAAAGGCATTTGCCACAGGGCGCCTTTTAAATGCGCGCAGCGTCCGTCAAGGATGTAGCCCTCATGAACCACGTCTTCCGTGTACCGCATCCTGCGCTTGCGGAATAGTTGCGGCTGCCGGTAATCCGGATACCAGCCCGAATGACGAATCCAGCGCCCCATAAAAAAATTGCGTCGCGGTATGAAATAGGCGTCAACAGCGTGCGGATCATTGATGATTTGGAGAATCTCCTGTTTCACCTGCGCGGTGCAGCGCTCATCGGTGTCCAGCGAGAATATCCATTCGTGGCTGCAGTGCCCGAGCGCCGCATTTCTGAGTTTGCCGAATCCTTGAAAGTCGATCTGCACGACTTTGTCGGTGTAGCGACGCGCGATTTCGGCAGTTCGATCGCTGCTGTGTGAATCAGCCACCACGATTTCGTCCGCCCAAGCGACGCTATTTAGCGCTTCGTCGATTCTATCTTCATTGTTGTAGGCGATTATATAAACGGAGAGCTTGTTCATGGACGGCTTCACGTGGAAATTCCGCCGATACGGGCGGAAGATCTTAAACCGGCATAAAGCAGTCCGGAGAGCCAGCCATAGAGCAAGCTTTCGGTGTGGTCGAGAAGCAGCGAGTTAAACAGGCAACCCGACATTATGGCGAGAAGCAATCCATGCGCAATGCTGCGCTCCAATGCAGAGGGCAGCATCCACGCAAGGCGCCACTGAACGTAGAACAAATAGAGCAAGACTCCCAAGCCGATCAGGCCAACGTCAATGGCGGTGAGCAAATATTGATTGTGAGGATTGGTCACCGGCTCCACGCTGGTGCCTTGGAATTTTTCGGCGTAGGCCGTGGCGAATCCACCGGTTCCAACACCGAAAACGGGGTGATCGCGGATTATCTTGAGGCTGTTTCTGTACCACTCCATGCGCAAACCGATCGAGTCAACAACCGACACCGACTGATTGGGGTGCCACTGGGAATATTCGGTTAGCGCCTGTGTGACCCGCGAGCGAAAAGTAGTAGAACCCCAATACGCCCCGGCAGTAAGCAGGATGCCAAGCAATGCGGCTAAAGCCAATCCTTTCCATTTCAACATATCGAAGAAGAA
Protein-coding regions in this window:
- a CDS encoding glycosyltransferase family 2 protein, producing the protein MNKLSVYIIAYNNEDRIDEALNSVAWADEIVVADSHSSDRTAEIARRYTDKVVQIDFQGFGKLRNAALGHCSHEWIFSLDTDERCTAQVKQEILQIINDPHAVDAYFIPRRNFFMGRWIRHSGWYPDYRQPQLFRKRRMRYTEDVVHEGYILDGRCAHLKGALWQMPFRDLSEIIAKMDRYSTLGAQKLLDKGAPGSMTKALFHGVWVFIRLYVFRLGFLDGWAGFIIALGNFEGTFYRYAKLTEMKERWNERKPPLQ